The Ptiloglossa arizonensis isolate GNS036 chromosome 4, iyPtiAriz1_principal, whole genome shotgun sequence genome contains the following window.
aaaatgtttgaatatttctgATGTGTTGCTGAAAATCTTGCATATTCCACATGTCGAATAATTTGTACAACAGCATCTGTAAACAATAAACAAAATATCTATTTTTCGAGAACCCATTGATTTTTATAAACTGTTTCGAACATGCAgaaaattgttgaatttttaCCTGCGATAAAGACGAAGCATGCAAACTCGTCGACTCCATGTGCAGagtcaattttttaataaattctgtATGCGCTGTAACAACGCCTAAGCGGAGTCCAGCGCTAAGAATTTTACTGAAAGAATCCAAACGTATTACACGACCATCGGTGTCCATTTCGAAGAATGACGTTGGTTTTTCGTCGACGAAATTAAGGAAATAATAAGGATCATCCTCGATGATTAAGAAATCGTATTTCTGGGCTAATTcatagatttttctttttctagaaTCGGTCAGAACCGTTCCCGTTGGATTGGCTCCTATTGGATTAACGTAGAGAATCTACAAAACGACATTCTTACACgtagttatttattatttattattagttattatcgaatagaaacaaaatttacattCTCTTTTATTGATCGGTCAAAGATAATGAAAGACAAACAAAAAAAGTCTAGTAATGGACTTTCTTTATTGTTAAACAAAttcataagaaaaaaaaacagaaatttaTATAACTAACTGTATCTATTTGCAAACATGTTAACTCACTTTTGGCATTGGTTTTTCATCACGTAATCTTTCTTCACAAACGTTCATTATCTTCTCCGGGATTATTCCGTCTTTGTCCTGCGTAATGCCAATAAATTCTGGTATCAGTGGTGTAAGctacaaaaaaaataaataatattaaaggtTTTAATTGATAATACTATCTAAAGAACAAGTAATATAAGATAGTAATAGGAACTAAATACCGACGAACATGGAGCAAGGTACTACGCAGGTACCTAAATAGCTCCAGTAAGTTACGATACCATCAATTTTGACCTCCTAAAACGCAATACCATCCACTTCGAAATCGTAGAACACGATATTAAAGGTTCTGGATTTATGAAATCCAATAGAAACAATGTAGAAGTCCTAAAGAGTTATCTAACTCGGACTTTGGGAACCATTGAAGCTCACAGGATCAATCTGGGATTTTCAAGAGTCCTAAAACCCACGAGATTTCCAAGACTTTTGAAACCTTTGGGACCATCTGAATTCCCCAAGATTTCTAAGATCTGTatgatttttgtttcgtttatttcacAGGTTCAAAGTTGACGGTTTTAGATTTTACGAATCACAAATGTGTTTTTTGTTGTCTTACTAGATCgtacaaagaaattaaaatttaccgCATTGAGGACTCCGTTATAAGTCGGTACTTGAGCCATTATAGGATCATTAATTTCCATGGTCATTTCGAAAACCTTACTACATCCTTCCATCGATCCTGACGTAAAAATTACGTCCCAATCATGGTACTTCGGTTTATGCCAGTATGTTTGAAATTCTCGCATTTTCTTCAATAACGGGAGATATCttaattcaaattattttgttcTTTTACTTTGTCTATATAGATTACATgttattatttcgtttcaaGTGACtagcaaaataaaaaatgaaacgagtaaTCGATGGTAAATGAATTACAAAGagctgtgtgtatgtgtgtgtgtgtgtgtatgtgtgtttccAATTCAAGCgctttaagaaaatattattctgTTAAAGAATTACCCTTGAGAAGGACCATACTGAAGCGACCAAGACAATTCTTCTCCTACTAATTTTACTTTGGGGCCATTTTTATACACCACAGAAATCTCTTCGAAAGGAAACGTTTTGGCGTTTGGCATTCCGTTGGCAAGACTTATCGAGTTAGGTCTTTCCATGAATTCTTTTGCTACATTACATGGAAAATTATAATCGATTCAAATCGAAGATAAATTTAAAAGTTGTGTAAAATTCGTAATCTAAGATTGTGAacatattcaaatttttcaagtgGAAGATAACGTTAAAAACTATCGAGCAAGTTTCAAGTAATTCTTACCCCATTTTCGAAGAAGACTAGGATTTCGTCTCTTAGAGGACTCTGTCAAGAATCTTGAAAACtccattattaatttttcaatttctcgttaatctgtttcaatttgtttcaatttttaattctaaGTCACTCAATATCAATTTCTACTTCGACTGGTAATCAGTCATTTGACAGCCTACTAATTTAACTTCTATTTACGTTGGTTTTGCATTTATATACtaaattgttattaaattgtTTATCCAAACACGTAATCAAAAGatgaatggaatattttaaatatttttaataacgctTTAGAGTAACATTAATTTCAATTGTTGTTTTCGATGAGAAAGCTCTTGACACACTGATTTCCAATTGCtttgatgaaacagaaataaccGTCTTATCAATATTGCGGGTTATCACCTTGCACTGATAAGAAATTCTATATGTATAGTAAGTTATAAGAgtttaactataatagatgaatTTGATAATATCTGTTTTAACAATTCATAACATTTTGTATCTTTCCAGAAACAACTGCACCTCCATTAGTGCTACTCTAGCGTACAAGTATCtatctgaaaaatttttatcattaatttaagaaattttaaataaaaaatagtggAAAATATTGCTTTAACATTTTATACTCGACATGTACATTTTATTTTGGAATCTGGAAAAGTAGGGACACGATAAAGAAAACAAGTATTCTATCGTTCGTTCGTCAAAGCAACCATTGTTCAGTTAAAGATTGTAGGGAGTATTGTTACAAATAGTCGAATCCATTTTCCTTGTAAAATATTCCGTGTGACATTAAGAAGAGTTGAAGAGAACCGAatgtaaagaaaaacacgtttattATTATAGTTATCGGCGCATATCTCAAAAACCATGCCCCGAGAGCGTTAAATAATTTCTGTAGAATATCATTCGTTGTTTTGCTACAACGACGAAcaacaaacgaagaagaaagctCTTAAGATAACTTCGATAGAATTCTCTTTGAAATTGGACGATTGTTGATTACAGGAAAGAAAAGCTTTGCGACAGGAAGGCGTTATGAAAGAAAATGATAGTAGGAAACGGTGAAAGTTTTATTGTTCGTACATCAGGAAAGATTTGTTTAAAACATTATGAAAGAGTGATGGAGATTTTACACAATCATGACCACCATCATAATCATAATCAcctattttcttcatttcttcatttATCATTTTTGTCTTCTTCATTATTGTTCTCATCATTTGTTCCTTGACTTTCGTTTTTGCtctaatttataatttctatcgtattacaatttttattctttatctCACCTTTAAACACTATCgttatgttcttttttttttgctgatTTTTGCTAAAACATTAtttcttcttaatttttctGTTACTGTAGAATAACTTTCTTCTGTTTTGTTATAATTACGATGACAACAGTAATCAATTAGGATTATAATTATCACCATTATAACTGTTCAGTAAACAACGTCATTATATCGTCATTTTGCAGTTTGTCATGATGTTGTTTCTGGGATGATATTATCTAAATGATAATGGAAGAAAATCCGGCGGAAAGGCACCGAGAAAAGCTTATCGCGTTGCAACGTGATTATTGAACGTCTAATCGGGTTCGCGTTTGTATAGATTTCCTTTTCATTATTCATTAATATAAAAATGCAAACATGCAGTAGTCAGTATCGAATGAGGTATTGAATAAAGTAATAGaacaagaaaattaattatgtcTGTAAAATGTTTACGAATTAATACTTAAGGAATTTACTGGCATTATATCGCGAATAATTATCATCAATTGTAATTTGCATTCGGAATAAGAAAATACTTACAAAAACATCGTTCTCTTTAATAAATTCTGAAAATATAGACTTGAATATTAAAGGCTATCTACATCGTTAatatagatttttttaaataaaaaatttgtaacctAAAATTAACAGGAATAAAGTAaaaagtttgtttctttttttacaatggacttCGATTTACAAAAAGTAAACTTTCAATTCGATTAATATTCATGTTAAAAAGtggattgaatatttttattcgtaaccGAAGCATTGAAATCGTAAACGCGTCCCGATCAAtgaaaaaatttacaattctaTTAATATTTGGCTTCGATTTTATAGTTTTCTATACATGAGTGcgtgcgcacgcacgcacgcacgcacgcacacatacacacacacacacgcacgcacacaaagGATTTCTGCTTTTTAATTGGCAGTCATCGAAGCGTCATTAATTAATCAACAAATTATGTACGTGAATGtgaagaattaataaaattaaacaaaaactcTGAAGAATGTCGAgacattttgttttattttgatAGATTGGAAGGAGACTGATTCTCTGAGCTAACAAATCGAGACACATTTAACCCGTGATGTAAATAAGTTTGATCTGACTAAATTCGAAATATCTGGAATTGATCTAATTAAATAACCTTTTTTAttcgtaacaattttatttttgtaaaatattcacgTTGAAATGATTCGTCGACTacttaatttagaaataacTCTGTCAACTTCGAAAATAATGAATTGTTGAATTCCGtagttcctctttttttttaagttttcgaCTCATTTAATCTAAGTTTCCCTTTAATTCCACATatcatacgtacatacatagatacatcatagtacaaaaaaaaaatgtataacgagAAGACGAAGTATCTttcatgtatatttttttttttacacgcacAGCTAGGTCAATGTCTTTTTAAAagttttttgattttttctctaaCGCGATACAAACATAATACGTCTCTTCGTCCTTTTTCGAATACGAAAGAAAGGAATTCGAGTTCTTTCTGTGTTTGTTTTCTTATTTACAGTATATCTATGGTATGCTACCGGTTTCTTCTTTTTACAACAATTTGATTAACAATTATTTAGTCTGTTAGCTTTTATTTCCCTCTTTTGTATCTTAGAAGTTACTATACAAACATTTTGGCATTTCTTTCCTTCTATACTCCACTGTCCGATTAACTACTAATTCTTCATCCACGCTATTTTTTCCTGCAAAAGCTTTTGATACATTATACACTTATTTTTTGTTtagtatcattttttttattgttctcTGGACTTAATTCCTGATAAATTCTTTTCCGCTTACTTATCTGCTtcattaaattttcaatatttgtatttcttctacTATTCTCTACACCTAATTACGCTTCTGTAAAATCTTCTGTATTTTTCTCTCCTCTGCCATCGAAGTCCGTTCCCTCTTCTTACTTCTAAAATTGCATATTTATCATCATTTTTCATGATTTTCAAACTTAACGATCTACCTTTCCACAATTTTATTCCATCTTCTTCTATTTGGCTTCCCGTTTTCCTatgtattttgttaaaattcgtTAAATTGCACAACATTCTCCCCTTAATCCTTCCTTCACATTTTACGTATCTTGTTGTCTCGGATACATTAGATTTCTTACCACGCATTATCATTTTCTTCTCTCATGTTTGCTTTTCATTTTAATGaatatttgatttttattattattttcatacgtTCTTTCTCATTGCTTCCATTTCATTGCATCCTTGTCATTTTCTTCGGTCCGAGGAATAGTATCGGTGATTCTAGcttaaaatttatttcctttTAAGCCTTTTTATCCGTTTCCtttcgtatattttctttcttctttctgttaCTATTTATTCATTGTCCAATCGATACCACAAACTATTGTAAACTTCACAGATTTGCCACAAACATTTTCGAGTTTCTTCGATCTTCGTCCGCATTCTCTTCGGAAGGGATGCATTTGTGCGATTACTAGCCCTTTTCCTGAAAGCTTTCtggtaaatttttaaacaactaAAAGAGTGTTTCTTGAGACCAGACGGGTGGACTTGATGGTAATGGCGCCGGTGGTGGTCTATGCCTGAGCTCGATAGCTGGTGAACACGGTGGAGAACTTTGGCTGCTGGTGCTCGTAGAGACTGTTTGAGACCTGTCGACATGCCAATAATAACACTTTGCATCCTCTCTCGTTTCCTTAATTGAAAACAAAGTTTtgcgatcgtcaatccgtaaatGGTGTTTGGTGTTATCGCTCTTGTATAGAATACACCTGATAATTTGAGCATAACTTCGAAtctaaattccaattgtattacCGGTTCGCTTACAGGCTTGCGATCGTCTTTGAAGTTGTGCTCACATTTTACGATGCGCCTTGTAGAGTAAATTACAAACGACGAAAATACAAAGTAAAGGTATTGAAAGTGTACGaaaattgtaaatgaaattacAGATATAATCAAGAATTTATTTGCTCGGTATCTCGACAattgaaacgattcgatcgagaaatttgaaaattagtaagaaaaaaaaaccgataACCGATATACATACCTAGAAGTTTCAACAGTTGCGCTGATGCTGTGACACGTTTTGCAAGGTTTTCCTCCGGGCCGTCGTCTAGGAACGCATCCAGCGCAACCGTCCCACTTCTCGACGGCTTCCTTCTTTTTTGATGGAACACGAAGAAATCGTCGACAGCTGGGTCCAGGTGCTTCGGAGTCGGTCGAGAACCCGGATACCTCATCCTCAGTGTCGAGACATTCTTCGTCgtgttcatcgtttctcaggaAGACCGAGTCGGAACCCAGTGACCTTAAATAATCACAATCACAAAATTTACGCGTTACGAAGAAAATTGTGACCAAAGAAAcgaatttgaaagaagaaaaggtAAAGCACACACTGTCGTGTACAcgtgtattataatattatagtttCGATGCACGTGTACACGGCGTATGTTCAATATACGTTCAAAAGACCATGATCTCTGGCGAAAATTTATTACTGACCTTGAGTCTGGTTCCGGAGGATCGACACTGCCCATGGAAGCCAACGGCGCCCTTTTACCGGTAGTTCCTGCGCGCAAGACTTCGTTCGCATAAAGACCTGCTTCGCTTGTACATGGAGAAAGCTCTGGGGTTGGTTGGATTACCTGTCGATGAATCCTTCGAAATATTATCGACGTCGTAACTTCCCATTCAAGGAAAAGTCTGTTCAGAGCATGACCTTATTCCCCGATTTCTTCGACGTTTTGTTTTTCGAAATCAGAACGAGGATTTGGTattcaattaaatttcaaaaccgACACGAAAAACGACGACAACCGTGGCCAGTATCGCACACAGTTACGTTCATAATTTCGTTGCCGAAACGAATATGTATAAGATGCAAACGACGCTCTGCAAATAAATTCATAATGTATATGTACCCGTTTGGTACAGAATGATCTGTCAAATATGCTCGAAAAATTGATCGGTCACCTTGCGAGACATTTTGCACAGGATGTTCACGTTATCACTGCTTAGCCTTTTTCTGGCAAGTATCACAATAAATATCAAATTACCAAGGTGACCTgaatttttctatcgaaaaGCTTTAGGTGAGGGTCAATCTTGTGTGAAATCGGCCATCAAGATGAATTTATCGACGTGTGGTGTAATAACGTTCTAGGACACacgcgaaaagaaataaaagatcgTAATGTAGATCTGATACACATTGGAAACAGGGTTGAGCAACGACCAAATCCCAAAGCTCTGTCGTTTGACCTCGCTACCAGTATGTTCCAGATCCTCTTTATGTCTTTAATTCCTGATTTCGTGCGACTTTGAACACTACTATGTAATATATTGTTGAATTTTCCTTGAGAGTCGCTTTATACAATGCAAACAAATCTGTAgcttttcaccgaaagaaaacaTTCGAAATTTATTGTAAATTTAGCCAAGTCGAAAAGTACATATTCACACCAAGCGTTATTTACTAATAAACACTTTGTGCATATCATAGTCAAGTGTTAGAATGGAAGCACCAACTGAAGCAAAATCCAATGAGATAATAAAATCCATTATCGATTCATCTCTACAAGTACTATCTATATTTCTCGGTGTATGAAGATTCAAGTGTTCACCGTACTTTATCATCGAAACTAGAAGTTAACGAATAACTGTCGATAAAAGTGAGCGCGTTTAAATTCTAACCTGAATATCAATGGGATAATAAAGGTCCCAGGGTTCGTCGTGGGCAGCGTGTTTCGTTGAAAATGTAGGATGAAGCGACAAACATGGTACCGGCATCGCAGACCCTCTCCTCTCTAGATAACTGCTCCCAGTGCTGCTGCAAGTCACCGAGCTGCATCTTCTTTGTTCTTCAGGAAGTGGCAAATTCGGTTGCTTTGTTGGCGCCGTTAACAGAGCCTCGTAGCCACCACCGACCGATGCGAAACGCGGCCCGATTCTTGGAGAATGAGATTGACTCACCTTCGACAGAAAAATGCGATCATCGGACCACCTATTTCCCTTCCTTCGCCGAAACAGTCTTTTCTTTCCGAGAGGATGGAAAAACTTTTCACATCCGCAAAATTCACGTCCCGTGAAAATTGTACGATTCATCTTGGATACAAAgtgttgaaaaatttgttacacaaCCGGAGTGTGGATGATCTTCCGCgtggaaataaatcgaaaattgtGCGGAGAACATTTTTCTAGGGGAGGTTTCGTTTGCGAGGGAAATCGATCGTGAAAATTCACTGTGGTGCGCGTGCAATTGAGCGCGATTTGGCTAACGTGTCTGTCCATTATTCGTTACTTCTACTATTGCATCGGTATTTGAAAACATCGACAGTGGAACGGTATTATCTGTTTTCCGTTTGTGTCGTTATCTTCTCTGTATTCGTGTTTAGAAACTAAATTACAGAGGACCGTAATATATTTTCCTTTGTTACGTTTTATGAATAGACTGACCTCGACGCAAAGGGATCTTCTGGGACCCCGATCTGGTCTAGGTGGTAATCTGGCAATGGCTTCGAGGGCGGCTGCGAGAGCTCTTTCCTCAGCTTCTGCTTCAGCTACCGCTGCGGCCGCTGCTGCGGTCAGTCTTGGATCCTCTAACTGCTTGCTCGATTTACACCTACACCGCATACCCTCAATTCACTCTTTTCCTTTACTTATGCACTTTCAAACTACTTAAACTATTTCACCCGAGTGTTTGTAAACAATCGCCTTCTacaaattgaaacgaataaactaaAATGTATTGGATGCTAGAAATATTACGTACTTAATCATCAACTATCTGTAATACGTAAATTTTACGTAGCGTTCGGAGTTGCCGGTCAATCTATCAAAATTAATACGATGAAATCATTTGAGCGCCGCGGTTGAGTATAATAAATTCCCAAAGT
Protein-coding sequences here:
- the LOC143145651 gene encoding kynurenine/alpha-aminoadipate aminotransferase, mitochondrial, whose amino-acid sequence is MEFSRFLTESSKRRNPSLLRKWAKEFMERPNSISLANGMPNAKTFPFEEISVVYKNGPKVKLVGEELSWSLQYGPSQGYLPLLKKMREFQTYWHKPKYHDWDVIFTSGSMEGCSKVFEMTMEINDPIMAQVPTYNGVLNALTPLIPEFIGITQDKDGIIPEKIMNVCEERLRDEKPMPKILYVNPIGANPTGTVLTDSRKRKIYELAQKYDFLIIEDDPYYFLNFVDEKPTSFFEMDTDGRVIRLDSFSKILSAGLRLGVVTAHTEFIKKLTLHMESTSLHASSLSQMLLYKLFDMWNMQDFQQHIRNIQTFYRERRDIMLASIQMYLSGLVEYTIPKGGMFVWLKVNGLKDVNKLATKKCSSQGIFLLPGHEFNHNSTTPDQHLRISYSYATPEEIDKALSVLSVLLREEIGNEAKNKS
- the LOC143145978 gene encoding uncharacterized protein LOC143145978 — protein: MPTPASIDRGMGSVVGSNVNVSNVTTRRMDSTTFLPETTPTLSEREQLKIEFYKTYDVMTGVRIAATLGGFFGLMILLLVYKSRCKSSKQLEDPRLTAAAAAAVAEAEAEERALAAALEAIARLPPRPDRGPRRSLCVEVSQSHSPRIGPRFASVGGGYEALLTAPTKQPNLPLPEEQRRCSSVTCSSTGSSYLERRGSAMPVPCLSLHPTFSTKHAAHDEPWDLYYPIDIQVIQPTPELSPCTSEAGLYANEVLRAGTTGKRAPLASMGSVDPPEPDSRSLGSDSVFLRNDEHDEECLDTEDEVSGFSTDSEAPGPSCRRFLRVPSKKKEAVEKWDGCAGCVPRRRPGGKPCKTCHSISATVETSRSQTVSTSTSSQSSPPCSPAIELRHRPPPAPLPSSPPVWSQETLF